GTTTTGTTACCCAAGATTGTCACTGACATGAAGAGGGAAGACAGTGAAATGATTGTTGTGGGACCATCCGTCTGTGAGCCCAAATCTGCTGTGAGACGAGCAGCAGTGGGGCAAGATGGTCCTCCAAAGGCCCTTCCAGGAGATGATGGGGTGTCCCACCCTCCAGTGGGCTGTGCCGTAGCCCCCAGCCCTCTAAGAGGTATCACACGGGCCACCTTGCTCAGCATCCACCATAACTCCCTTCCTGTTCTCTTTCCTCTTGGACTGCTCCCAGTAACAGACTCTGATTAGGCCCCTGCTTCTACACCGGCCTTTGATCATTAAGGCAAAAACATACTTGCTACTTTCAAACCATACATGGCAAGTAAAATCaagcgagaaaaaaaaaaaaaattgggaagtCTTAACGCGATGCTTCATATCCTGGCTAATCACATCTAGTGACCAGATATTTTCTCATCACAGTTCCATATGGTGCTaatgatttttaaacataaaatgtgtAAGAGAGCATTTCTCCAGCTGCGCCAGTAGGAAATCTGCTCTTTTTGAATAAGGCTTGTTTTACTCCCCTGGTCTAAGAATCACTGAAAGGCTCAAGTCTAAACCCTGCGCAGTTAGTTGGTTTCCGTGCTCCCTGACCACTGCGCACTTAGCCAAGCCACTCCCCAAGACGACCACGCCCTAGAGTAATGATGGGTCAGCATAAATCCATCCAGCAATGCCACAGGAAATGCCATGCTCTCTGGAAGCGCTATCTACACATTAGACAAAAGCCACTAGCAAATTTGAAACAAGTCTGAGGAGTTAGATTTGAAGTTACACttcctttattttaaactatTCCGGGTGCTCCATGACCTTAGCCCCTTGCATGCTCTCCCATAGCCTCTTGGCTGCTTGTCAAAGCGATTCAGTGAATCCCCCACCACCTGTGAACCACTTTATCCTCATGACCAGTCTCTAAGAATCTATTGCTGCATTCTTCCCAACGAGCAACTTCTCCGTTCTCTACCACCACAAACTTCCACTCCACCACCGTGTCTGCCGGCAGGGACACAGACCGAGACCAGAACCCATCCCTGTTACACTGGAGCGGGATGTAAGCGTTCCATCTCCCAAGACTCTCGTGGTCTCCAGTTACAGCGATGAACTGCACGCCAGCACTTGTGATATAATGGACCTGGAACCTGACACTAACCTGATGACACTCTTTCTGACCTTTTGCTTCCACCAGCATGCTTCTCTCCCAATTCTTTCCCTGCTTAGCGCTTAACACTGGAGAACCAAGATCGTCACCCAAACCAGCATCTCCCCAGGATGAGTGCCGGGACACCATCTCCCAGTCCTCGTGGTCAGCCCGGGTCTGACAGTCCAGCTGTGCAGGGTTCACTTCTTTCCCTCTGCCCAGGAGCAGGTTGCTAGAGGGAAACTTCTCTGCCAAACATggaactgctttggaaggtgTCTCTGGGCCTTTTTGCAATCCCCGTTCTCCCATAGGAGATCCAAGGCCTCCGTGTCTTGAAACGTCAGAGTAACTTCTAGAGTTACCAGTCTCAGAGGTAGTTAGAGATTCTGTGTCAGGAAACGGGCCAGAGGGAACATGTGCTCTTGAACTATCAGGGTTACCAGCTTCTCCAGAAGGACTCTGCTGTCTCCATGCTGCTCCGGGCAGGTCACCGGGACCTTTGGTCTCAGAAACCAAACATCCATTGCTTTCTTGAAGAtgctcttaaaaaaacaaaaggaaaaatgtaataGTGTTTGGGCAGTTCAATAAGTTAGGTTGAGGAAATAGGTTTAGTTATTAAAGACTCCACTACTAATCTATCTGCAGTTCACAAAATCAAGTACTTAGTTACCTGGTGCGTTCCTAACACTGTGCTCTAAGAACACACATATCCAataataaggggcttccctggtggctcagataaaagaatctgcctgcaatgcaggagacccaggttcaatccctgggtgaggaagatctggaggagggcatggcaacccactccagtattcttgcctggagaatcccttggacagaggaacctggcaggctacagtccactggggtcacaaagaatcagacatgactgagcaactaagcaaagcACATCCAATAATAACAGGCATATCCAGGAGCGCCAGGACGCCAGCACAAGAGTGTCAACAAGGTGGCAAGCTGTAGAGGCGGACGTGTAACCCTGTCATGGTCCTGGATCTCCGCAGTGCAGGCCATCCTGGCATGCAATCAAGTCAAGTTGTTTGGCTCCTATCATCAAAAATGCTGTCCAGCCTGGGTGACAAAAAGCTACACAGTTACCCTGCAAACCAGAAGAGCACACCTTCCGTCCCAGGAACTGTGTGTGGGTCAGGCATTGGTGGTCACGGTGTGGACAGGCCAGCAGAAGCTGTCAGTGGGGTAGAATATGAAGGACAGCAGTGCATCCCTGGGcaagggggggtggggtggggggacagggctGGATTCTCCTTGCCAACTCCATGTGCATTGGGAGCCTCTTCAACAAAACACAGGCTATTTAGTTAATTAaagtaacttccctggtggctcagaaggtgaagaatctgcctgcaatgtggtaactgctgctgctgctgctaagtcacttcagtcgtgtcttgactctgtgcgaccccatagatggcagcccaccaggctcctctgtccctgggattctccaggcaaaaacactggagtgggttgccatttccttctccaatgcatgaaagtgaaaagtgaaagtgaaggtgctcagtcatgtccgactcttccagaccccatggactgtagcctaccaggctcctccatccatgggattttccaggcaagagtactggagtgggttgccattgccttctccagcaatgtggtagacccaggttcaatccctgggttgggaagatcccctggagaaggaaatggcaacccactccagtattcttgcctaggaaatcccatggacagagaagcctggctggctgcagtccatgcgtgtcacaaagagtcggacacgactgagggacaaACACTTTAACCGAAAACTCAGCTTACTTCTTGGCCACCTCATTGATAGTCCAAATAGCTCCCTGCAAGGTCTCCAGAGCCATTCAGTCAGTATAGAAGGGGATTGAGAGGGGGATGGGAGTGGGAAGACGGCGATGTTGTTTAATTGTCTCCTTTTAATGGTGGGGTTGGAAGTGAAGCATAAACAAAAATTACTTTGAATTCCCCATCTCTCCACCTGAAACAGGAGGCTGGCTTTCAGGGAAAAGACCACCAACGAGCTCTCtgcaggacagaggagcagaTTTATCAAGTGGCTACACATGAACACCACTccactaaaaataaagtttacaaataaagatgtcattttcactAGGCTGGAATCCAGGGATGGGCAGCTTGCCAAGGGAGGGCGCTGGAAGGTAAGTTTTTCTGCCGAGTCCCTTATTTGCCCAGCACACGGGGTCTAAAGCGCAGACGTCTAAACCTAGATGTCAGTTCTGTTCCTCGGACTTGGGGCCGCTACCAAGTGTGCCTCTTCCCTGGGGTTTTAGACAACAGAGCCCTGCTCCGGTGAGCATGGGGGAGGGCCGACAGCTCCGAAATCGGCTGCCAGGGAGCCGCCCCAGGGTTTTAGCCGAGGCCTTCATGGCCAGCCTCCAGCCTGAACTTTGCCTCCCTGACAGAGGCGTCCAGAGAGCAGGGGGTGGTCATTGCTCCGGTGTTCCCAAACGCGGCTCTTCCCTGGGGTGAGGGATAGGAGGATATGAGGCTATGGGATTGGGACTGAGATGAGACAGTGTCCCAGCTCGGACAGACGCGGGAGGGTGGGAGGATCTCTTAACCTAAGCACCCCTTTCCGAAGGCCCGGAAGGGGCGCCGCCACTGCAGCTGCCTGCACTGCACCAAGCGCCAGCAAGCGGAGGAGCCCATCCCCGCCCGAGGAGCAGGGCAAGCGCCAAGGGCAGCGACTCGGCGGGGCGCGCCCCTTGACGAACAGTCTGGGCATCGGCGGGGGCGAGCACACCGCCGGGGGCGTGCGCAGCAGCCAGGGGAAATGCCCATCGCGGCGAGGGTCGCGTTCCGGCTAGAGGAAGCTGGTCCCCGGGAAAGGACTGCTAGGAAAGCTCCAGGTGGATCCCTCCCGCTCCCCCGAGGAACTTAAAAGCCCCCCTGGCAGATCTGCCCAGGAGACACAGGGAGGAAGAATACCTGGTTTGGCAGAAGGTCCGGGGCTCAgtccgccgccgccaccgccctGATCTCCTCCCGGAGCCTCAGCCTCCCTTGGGGGGGCGTCCTTCCTCTGCTCCGCATTCCCCTCCTTTCCCGTGTCC
The DNA window shown above is from Cervus elaphus chromosome 6, mCerEla1.1, whole genome shotgun sequence and carries:
- the STBD1 gene encoding starch-binding domain-containing protein 1 is translated as MGAVWSALLVGGGLAGALFVWLLRDTGKEGNAEQRKDAPPREAEAPGGDQGGGGGGLSPGPSAKPEHLQESNGCLVSETKGPGDLPGAAWRQQSPSGEAGNPDSSRAHVPSGPFPDTESLTTSETGNSRSYSDVSRHGGLGSPMGERGLQKGPETPSKAVPCLAEKFPSSNLLLGRGKEVNPAQLDCQTRADHEDWEMVSRHSSWGDAGLGDDLGSPVLSAKQGKNWERSMLVEAKGQKECHQVSVRFQVHYITSAGVQFIAVTGDHESLGRWNAYIPLQCNRDGFWSRSVSLPADTVVEWKFVVVENGEVARWEECSNRFLETGHEDKVVHRWWGIH